One genomic window of Trichlorobacter lovleyi includes the following:
- a CDS encoding DUF1450 domain-containing protein, which produces MKIRLCEHNQGAEKLAKRLNEQFAGLNIKIKKCAKQCKTCKQEPFAVVDKQVVKAADSNVLLDQVRELIERQ; this is translated from the coding sequence GTGAAAATCCGGCTCTGTGAACATAACCAGGGAGCAGAAAAACTGGCCAAACGGTTAAATGAACAGTTTGCAGGGCTGAATATTAAAATTAAAAAATGTGCAAAGCAGTGCAAAACCTGTAAGCAAGAACCCTTTGCAGTTGTTGATAAACAGGTTGTTAAAGCGGCTGATTCTAATGTGTTGCTGGATCAGGTACGTGAATTGATAGAACGTCAATGA
- a CDS encoding ferritin, whose product MISKTTADALNNHMNFELYSANIYLSMSSAANEMGLKGAATWFMVQYQEEMTHFMKFFNYLVDQGINITLTASKAVPNKYKSLLDMMEKTLAHEQIVTGRINDLAELAVKEKDHASQIFLQWFITEQIEEENNDRDIIAKLKLVGDNGHGILMIDGDLGTRVFVAPPGGAAPFPVA is encoded by the coding sequence ATGATCAGTAAAACCACGGCAGATGCCCTGAATAATCACATGAACTTTGAGCTGTATTCCGCCAACATCTACCTCTCCATGTCATCAGCCGCCAATGAAATGGGGCTGAAAGGGGCAGCTACCTGGTTCATGGTCCAGTATCAGGAAGAGATGACCCATTTTATGAAGTTCTTCAACTATCTGGTTGACCAGGGAATTAATATCACCCTGACCGCCAGCAAGGCGGTGCCAAATAAGTACAAGTCATTGCTGGATATGATGGAAAAGACCCTGGCCCATGAGCAGATCGTGACCGGCCGGATCAATGATCTGGCAGAGCTTGCGGTAAAGGAAAAAGATCACGCCTCCCAGATTTTTCTGCAGTGGTTTATAACCGAGCAGATTGAGGAAGAAAACAATGACCGCGATATCATTGCCAAGCTAAAACTGGTGGGCGATAACGGCCACGGCATCCTGATGATTGATGGCGATCTTGGCACACGGGTCTTTGTCGCCCCCCCTGGTGGCGCAGCACCGTTTCCGGTGGCGTAG
- a CDS encoding DUF748 domain-containing protein, whose translation MSLHNLLEWLKQQRKKLLVWGGGIFVTFVLFSTLILPVIIKSQAEKAILKATGRVASIEKVRFNPFGMTLTVQGVKLLEPDAKTPFVQLGRLRVSLSSTSIFRFAPVVDELSLDTLQVGLVRTAANRYNFSDILDRLAAQPKKEKSGTPRFSINNIALQNSSIDFDDRAVAGGKKHTIRDLQLAIPFISTIPYLAEQYTDPKFAAVINGAKFSFNGKSKPLAKSMETDLNIKLTDLDLPHYLAYLPAQVPIKLDSGKLSLDLAVAYRIFQNKKPELTVKGLTRLDAISIKEKNSAALASFKRFDVVSKEIELFSRKVVLQQVALDGLSLQVERDSTGKLNFQRLLPAQSAPPKVVKKPAKKEEAPPLKLLVENLALTDGTISFHDKQPAGGFKSQLQAIAVKLSNLSTTANAQSTYDISFNGDSAEKFVASGTAALSPISATSQFNLTGIKLQRGWPYLQNLLTAPVKGNLSLEGKAAFTAEDGASVKDLGVHLKDIVAEYGDKDSTRLTSLDLTGISFSQKENKAAVEEIKLAGGNIKLSREADGKLSALSLLKQPAANSAKPVKPEPAPVKAAVAKANQKPLAWLVNKINVTGLSTTFADKQFSEPPVFTLSNIRLSTGNLTGPTFSAMPLQFSSIFGKNAPIKVAGTVTPLPFKFNGTTSFAKLPIQDFESYIPDNVNVFVLGGTLDSSMKVNVALDKDNKPVGSFSGSAGVRGFHTVDTVQEEDLLKWESLQLDQINGNLAPFSLSIRQIALNGVYSKIAVRKDGTLNLQNLVTKEQQQKQLPTTGTAAPPSVAPAPATVAPQASQKAQIKIDTLTVQDGTIAFSDAHLPQQFRSTFHNLGGRVSGLSSDMNTRAEVDLRGNLESHSPLQITGKINPLRDDLFVDLTISFKDIELSPATPYSGTYLGYEIDKGKLFLDLKYHIENKKLEASNKVFVDQFTFGKSVDSAKATKLPVRLGIALLKDRNGQINLDLPVSGRTDDPKFSIWGVVWQVVANLFIKAATSPFALLSSMMGSSEDLSSVTFAPGSAVLAPAEAKKLETLASALSQRPGLKVELSGFVDKQRDPEGYRAELLQLKMRQEKFHELVKNRQTKEGDDAEKMVIQPAEYSRYLKAVYLKEKFPKPRNMIGMIKDLPDAEMKKLIIANTKVTDQDLQQLAAQRAAAVKQHLITKGKLESQRIFQKQDNILKPPKQETAPASRVELNPIAS comes from the coding sequence ATGAGCCTGCACAACCTGCTGGAATGGCTGAAACAACAACGGAAAAAGCTGCTCGTCTGGGGCGGAGGTATATTTGTCACCTTTGTCCTATTCTCAACCCTGATCCTGCCGGTTATTATCAAATCCCAGGCTGAAAAAGCAATTCTGAAGGCAACCGGTCGCGTTGCCAGCATTGAAAAAGTACGTTTTAACCCCTTTGGCATGACCCTGACCGTGCAGGGGGTCAAGCTGCTTGAGCCTGATGCAAAAACTCCCTTTGTCCAACTTGGACGCTTGCGGGTATCACTTTCCAGCACCAGTATATTCAGATTTGCGCCGGTAGTTGATGAACTGAGCCTTGATACGCTGCAGGTTGGTCTGGTGCGTACGGCTGCCAACCGTTACAATTTTTCTGACATTCTTGATCGGCTGGCTGCTCAGCCTAAAAAAGAGAAGAGCGGCACACCACGATTTTCAATCAACAATATTGCTCTGCAAAATAGTAGTATTGATTTTGATGATAGAGCTGTTGCTGGCGGTAAAAAGCATACCATTCGGGATTTACAACTGGCCATTCCGTTTATCAGCACCATCCCCTATCTAGCAGAACAGTATACTGACCCCAAGTTTGCTGCTGTAATCAATGGTGCCAAATTCAGCTTTAACGGCAAGTCAAAACCATTGGCCAAATCAATGGAGACTGATCTTAACATTAAACTTACGGACCTTGATCTGCCCCACTATCTGGCCTACCTTCCTGCCCAGGTACCAATCAAACTGGACAGCGGCAAACTAAGCCTTGATCTGGCTGTGGCCTATCGTATTTTTCAGAACAAGAAGCCTGAATTGACGGTTAAAGGCCTGACACGGCTTGATGCGATCAGCATTAAGGAAAAGAACAGCGCTGCACTGGCATCATTCAAGCGGTTTGATGTTGTGTCAAAAGAGATTGAACTGTTTAGCCGCAAGGTGGTGCTGCAACAGGTGGCCCTTGATGGCCTGTCTCTGCAGGTTGAACGTGACAGCACAGGCAAGCTGAACTTCCAACGGTTATTGCCAGCACAGTCGGCACCGCCCAAAGTGGTTAAAAAGCCTGCAAAAAAGGAAGAAGCCCCTCCCCTGAAGTTGCTGGTTGAAAACCTGGCGCTGACAGATGGAACCATCTCATTTCATGACAAACAACCTGCCGGAGGATTCAAAAGCCAGCTGCAGGCGATCGCGGTCAAGCTCAGCAACCTTTCCACCACTGCCAATGCTCAAAGCACCTATGACATTTCTTTTAATGGGGATAGTGCAGAAAAGTTTGTTGCTTCAGGCACCGCCGCACTTTCACCAATCAGCGCAACCAGCCAGTTCAACCTGACCGGCATCAAATTACAGCGGGGCTGGCCCTATCTGCAAAACCTGCTGACAGCACCGGTTAAGGGCAATCTGTCATTGGAAGGCAAGGCTGCTTTTACTGCAGAGGATGGAGCATCTGTAAAGGATTTAGGTGTTCATCTAAAAGATATCGTTGCTGAGTATGGTGACAAAGACAGCACCAGACTTACCAGCCTTGATCTGACCGGCATCTCCTTTAGCCAGAAAGAAAACAAGGCTGCGGTTGAAGAGATCAAACTGGCAGGGGGTAACATAAAGCTCTCCCGCGAGGCTGATGGCAAACTATCAGCGCTTTCACTGCTGAAACAACCAGCAGCAAACAGCGCCAAACCGGTTAAGCCAGAACCTGCACCTGTCAAGGCGGCAGTAGCCAAGGCAAATCAGAAGCCGCTTGCCTGGCTGGTCAATAAAATCAATGTAACCGGGCTTTCCACCACCTTTGCGGATAAGCAGTTCAGCGAACCACCTGTCTTTACCCTCTCAAATATTCGGCTAAGTACCGGAAACCTGACCGGCCCGACCTTCTCAGCCATGCCTTTGCAGTTTAGCAGTATCTTTGGCAAAAATGCACCGATCAAGGTTGCAGGTACGGTCACCCCGTTGCCGTTCAAATTTAACGGCACAACCAGCTTTGCCAAACTGCCGATCCAGGATTTTGAAAGCTACATTCCTGATAACGTCAACGTCTTTGTACTGGGGGGCACCCTGGACAGCAGCATGAAGGTGAATGTTGCGTTAGATAAGGATAACAAACCGGTCGGCAGTTTCAGCGGCAGCGCCGGGGTGCGTGGTTTTCATACTGTTGACACGGTGCAGGAAGAAGACCTTCTGAAATGGGAAAGCCTGCAGCTTGACCAGATCAATGGCAATCTGGCCCCCTTCTCTTTGTCCATCCGTCAGATTGCGCTGAATGGTGTCTATTCAAAAATTGCTGTCCGTAAAGACGGCACCCTGAACCTGCAGAACCTGGTGACTAAAGAACAGCAGCAAAAACAACTGCCAACTACAGGGACGGCAGCACCGCCATCTGTTGCGCCTGCACCAGCCACGGTAGCCCCGCAAGCATCCCAAAAGGCACAGATAAAGATTGATACCCTGACGGTTCAGGACGGCACCATCGCCTTCAGCGACGCCCACCTGCCCCAGCAGTTCCGTAGCACCTTTCATAATCTGGGAGGACGGGTCAGCGGCTTATCGTCTGACATGAATACCCGTGCCGAGGTTGACCTACGCGGCAATCTTGAGAGCCATTCACCGCTTCAAATTACCGGAAAAATCAACCCGTTGCGTGACGATCTGTTTGTGGATCTGACCATATCGTTTAAGGATATTGAGCTGTCACCTGCCACCCCGTACTCCGGCACCTATCTGGGCTATGAGATTGACAAGGGCAAGCTGTTCCTTGATCTGAAGTACCATATTGAAAACAAGAAACTGGAAGCATCCAACAAGGTGTTTGTTGATCAGTTTACCTTTGGCAAGTCGGTTGACAGTGCCAAGGCAACCAAACTGCCGGTTCGTCTTGGCATCGCCCTACTGAAGGATCGCAATGGCCAGATCAATCTTGATCTGCCGGTTAGCGGCCGGACCGATGACCCCAAGTTCAGTATTTGGGGTGTGGTCTGGCAGGTGGTGGCCAACCTGTTTATCAAGGCAGCCACCTCTCCCTTTGCCCTGCTCTCTTCCATGATGGGTTCCAGTGAAGACCTGAGCAGCGTAACCTTTGCACCTGGTTCAGCGGTGCTGGCACCAGCAGAGGCAAAAAAGCTGGAAACTCTGGCCTCTGCCCTCAGCCAGAGGCCCGGTCTGAAGGTTGAACTATCAGGCTTTGTTGATAAACAGCGTGACCCTGAAGGATACCGTGCGGAACTGCTGCAACTGAAGATGCGGCAGGAAAAATTCCATGAACTGGTAAAGAACCGCCAAACAAAAGAGGGCGATGATGCAGAGAAGATGGTCATCCAGCCAGCCGAATATTCCCGTTATCTGAAGGCTGTCTATCTTAAGGAAAAATTTCCCAAACCGCGCAACATGATCGGCATGATCAAGGATCTGCCTGATGCTGAGATGAAAAAACTGATTATTGCCAACACCAAAGTAACTGATCAGGATCTGCAGCAACTGGCTGCACAACGGGCCGCTGCGGTCAAACAGCACCTGATCACCAAGGGCAAACTGGAATCCCAGCGGATATTTCAGAAGCAGGATAACATCCTGAAACCACCTAAACAGGAAACTGCTCCTGCCAGCAGGGTGGAACTGAATCCGATTGCATCATGA